The following proteins are encoded in a genomic region of Brachypodium distachyon strain Bd21 chromosome 1, Brachypodium_distachyon_v3.0, whole genome shotgun sequence:
- the LOC100842376 gene encoding uncharacterized protein LOC100842376 encodes MDGDSPVMTGSERRAYRYAQAPKLQGLSGMRKSWSNDSLFGYAGPGGRPAAHSCVCAPTTHPGSFRCKHHRQNASHLGGAPHPQSTADADAKQDEAQEEISSTDQEKAS; translated from the coding sequence ATGGACGGCGACAGCCCGGTGATGACGGGGAGCGAGCGGCGCGCGTACCGGTACGCGCAGGCGCCGAAGCTGCAGGGCCTGAGCGGCATGAGGAAGTCGTGGTCCAACGACTCGCTCTTCGGCTACGCCGGCCCGGGAGGCAGGCCCGCGGCCCACTCGTGCGTGTGCGCGCCCACCACGCACCCGGGCTCCTTCCGCTGCAAGCACCACCGCCAGAACGCGTCCCacctcggcggcgcgccgcACCCGCAATCCAcggccgacgccgacgcgaAGCAAGACGAGGCGCAGGAGGAGATCTCGTCCACGGACCAGGAGAAGGCGTCGTGA